A DNA window from Streptomyces parvus contains the following coding sequences:
- a CDS encoding SCO7460 family lipoprotein, giving the protein MAGSRRRRWRAALTGALVGSLVVAVGACGVVDTKDDRRAAEELAEKYFPGQLKAIGARTLFPGSGGSEVTFAVTDDRDAVVRLRIDTDEADRGLCDRKECAGVLAEAVKRGRQQAEDFRTLRGAFDACGYEVVALGPTGTPPYVVAELTNATVTKVLGEIGECVQRWAAASGADSALAKARASYVNVVSPWAADRRDRGKDSWPTVMRLTRSDLLASLTQHAYFSASYEIEAGRVDTTGSARIVRPFRERQKFGDTVQNAVKEQLRATYPRVVVSDYQWIWRLEPGRVDRQTGYVLFCPEPGAGGRCVNADDAALVTTDERGRPVGKIRLVHDIREGTGALRLPPY; this is encoded by the coding sequence ATGGCCGGATCACGCCGCAGACGGTGGAGAGCCGCGCTCACCGGCGCACTGGTGGGTTCGCTGGTCGTGGCGGTGGGCGCATGCGGGGTGGTGGACACGAAGGACGACCGCCGGGCGGCCGAGGAACTGGCCGAGAAGTACTTCCCCGGGCAGCTCAAGGCGATCGGGGCCCGCACGCTCTTCCCGGGTTCCGGCGGCTCGGAGGTCACGTTCGCGGTGACCGACGACCGCGACGCCGTGGTCCGGCTCCGTATCGACACCGACGAGGCGGACCGGGGCCTGTGCGACCGGAAGGAGTGCGCGGGCGTTCTGGCCGAGGCCGTGAAGCGCGGGCGGCAGCAGGCGGAAGACTTCCGTACGCTCCGGGGCGCTTTCGACGCCTGCGGCTACGAGGTCGTCGCCCTGGGCCCCACCGGCACCCCGCCCTACGTGGTGGCCGAGCTGACGAACGCCACCGTGACGAAGGTGCTCGGCGAGATCGGGGAGTGCGTCCAGCGGTGGGCCGCGGCGAGCGGGGCAGACAGCGCGTTGGCGAAGGCGCGGGCCTCGTACGTGAACGTGGTCTCCCCGTGGGCCGCCGACCGGCGTGACCGGGGCAAGGATTCCTGGCCGACGGTGATGCGGCTGACCCGGTCGGACCTCCTGGCCTCGCTCACCCAGCACGCCTACTTCTCGGCGAGTTACGAGATCGAGGCGGGCCGGGTCGACACGACGGGCAGCGCCAGGATCGTCCGCCCGTTCCGGGAGAGGCAGAAGTTCGGCGACACCGTGCAGAACGCGGTGAAGGAGCAGCTGCGTGCCACCTACCCCCGGGTGGTCGTGAGCGACTACCAGTGGATCTGGCGGCTGGAGCCTGGCCGTGTGGACCGGCAGACCGGCTACGTCCTGTTCTGCCCCGAGCCGGGGGCGGGCGGGCGGTGCGTCAACGCCGACGACGCGGCGCTGGTGACGACGGACGAGCGCGGCCGTCCGGTGGGGAAGATCCGCCTCGTCCATGACATCCGCGAGGGCACGGGAGCGCTGCGCCTGCCGCCGTACTGA
- a CDS encoding MSMEG_1061 family FMN-dependent PPOX-type flavoprotein: MTTPLAGSAFDSLRLDAVTDQEALRRAYELPGAAAVRKQMSELTDQTQRLVGCSSLVLVASADAEGNCDVSPRGGPAGFVSVLDARTVAIPDATGNKRLDTLRNVIATGRAGLLFFVPGRTTTLRVNGRACVSTRPELLSQLTAVGKPPASALVVGIEEVYPHCPKSLLRSGAWKPEQWLPADAQPTSAEVTLAQLRMPELTIADIEQREAESLKYRYE, translated from the coding sequence ATGACGACACCCCTCGCAGGCAGCGCTTTCGACTCGCTCCGCCTCGACGCCGTGACCGACCAGGAGGCGCTGCGCCGCGCCTACGAACTGCCCGGGGCCGCGGCCGTCCGCAAGCAGATGAGCGAACTCACCGATCAGACACAGAGGTTGGTCGGGTGCTCGTCACTGGTCCTGGTCGCCAGCGCGGATGCCGAGGGCAACTGCGACGTCTCGCCGCGTGGCGGCCCGGCCGGGTTCGTCTCCGTCCTGGACGCGCGGACGGTGGCGATACCGGACGCGACCGGCAACAAGCGGCTGGACACCCTGCGGAACGTCATCGCGACCGGACGGGCCGGGCTGCTGTTCTTCGTCCCGGGACGCACCACGACGCTCCGGGTGAACGGCCGGGCCTGCGTCTCCACCCGCCCGGAGCTGCTGTCGCAGCTCACCGCGGTGGGCAAGCCGCCGGCCAGCGCGCTGGTGGTCGGGATCGAGGAGGTCTACCCGCACTGCCCCAAGTCGCTGCTGCGCAGCGGGGCCTGGAAGCCGGAGCAGTGGCTGCCGGCGGACGCCCAGCCGACCTCGGCCGAGGTGACGCTGGCGCAGCTGCGGATGCCGGAGCTGACGATCGCCGACATCGAGCAGCGGGAAGCGGAATCGCTGAAGTACCGGTACGAGTAG
- a CDS encoding sugar ABC transporter permease, protein MTATVTTDPKVDKSTSRGTSRGTGGARGRLPRVPDRIRRGGLPYLLLLPAVLLELLIHIIPMVIGIVMSFRQLTQFFINNWGAAPWSGLDNYRIAVDIDAPIGEALLHSFFVTCVFTFFSVGLAWLLGTAAAILLQESFRGRGVLRTIFLVPYALPVYAAVITWAFMFQRDNGMINHVLHDQLGITDEPSFWLIGENSLYTLIIVSVWKGWPFAFLMLMAGLQNIPRELYEAASIDGAGIWQQIRRITLPSLRPVNQVLVLVLFLWTFNDFNTPFVLFGKSAPENADLISIHIYQSSFVTWNFGTGSAMSVLLLLFLLIVTAVYLFFTSRGRKGSDV, encoded by the coding sequence ATGACCGCCACCGTCACCACGGACCCCAAAGTCGATAAGTCGACCAGTAGGGGTACGAGCCGGGGCACCGGGGGTGCGCGCGGGAGACTGCCGCGCGTCCCCGACCGGATCCGCCGAGGCGGACTGCCCTATCTCCTGCTTCTGCCCGCCGTCCTGCTGGAACTCCTCATCCACATCATCCCGATGGTCATCGGGATCGTGATGAGCTTCCGGCAGCTCACGCAGTTCTTCATCAACAACTGGGGCGCGGCGCCCTGGTCCGGCCTCGACAACTACAGGATCGCCGTCGACATCGACGCGCCGATCGGCGAGGCCCTGCTCCACTCGTTCTTCGTCACCTGCGTCTTCACGTTCTTCTCCGTCGGCCTGGCCTGGCTGCTCGGCACGGCCGCCGCGATCCTGCTCCAGGAGAGCTTCCGGGGCCGGGGCGTGTTGCGGACGATCTTCCTGGTCCCGTACGCCCTGCCGGTCTACGCGGCCGTCATCACCTGGGCGTTCATGTTCCAGCGGGACAACGGGATGATCAACCACGTCCTGCACGACCAGCTCGGCATCACGGACGAGCCGTCGTTCTGGCTGATCGGCGAGAACAGCCTCTACACCCTGATCATCGTCTCGGTGTGGAAGGGCTGGCCGTTCGCCTTCCTCATGCTGATGGCCGGGCTCCAGAACATCCCGCGCGAGCTGTACGAGGCCGCCTCGATCGACGGCGCGGGCATCTGGCAGCAGATCCGCCGGATCACGCTGCCCTCACTGCGCCCGGTCAACCAGGTGCTGGTCCTGGTGCTCTTCCTGTGGACGTTCAACGACTTCAACACCCCGTTCGTCCTGTTCGGGAAATCGGCGCCGGAGAACGCGGACCTCATCTCGATCCACATCTACCAGTCGTCGTTCGTCACCTGGAACTTCGGCACCGGATCGGCGATGTCCGTCCTGCTGCTGCTCTTCCTGCTGATCGTGACGGCCGTCTACCTCTTCTTCACCTCGCGCGGAAGGAAGGGCTCCGATGTCTAG
- a CDS encoding carbohydrate ABC transporter permease, whose protein sequence is MSSLTRPTRTTRSRARSPMAAPRSFLWTRRIVLTLLAGFVLLPVYVMVSSSLKPLQDVSGKFQWLPSTLTVQPYFDIWETVPLAKYFVNSLIVAGSATVLSVTIAVFSAYAVSRYRFRGKRVFTVTVLSTQMFPGILFLLPLFLIFVNIGNSTGVALYGSRGGLILTYLTFSLPFSIWMLIGYFDSIPRDLDEAALVDGCGPVRALFQVVVPAAVPGIVAVSVYSFMTAWGEVLFASVMTNDATRTLSVGLQGYATQNDVYWNQVMAASLVVSVPIVVGFLLLQRYLVAGLTAGAVK, encoded by the coding sequence ATGTCTAGCCTCACGCGGCCGACCCGCACCACCCGGTCGCGGGCCCGCTCGCCGATGGCAGCCCCGCGGTCCTTCCTGTGGACCCGGCGCATCGTCCTGACCCTGCTCGCCGGGTTCGTCCTGCTGCCCGTCTATGTCATGGTCAGCAGCTCGCTGAAGCCGCTCCAGGACGTGTCGGGCAAGTTCCAGTGGCTCCCGTCCACACTGACGGTCCAGCCGTACTTCGACATCTGGGAGACCGTTCCGCTCGCCAAGTACTTCGTCAACTCGCTGATCGTGGCGGGCTCGGCGACGGTGCTGTCGGTGACCATCGCGGTGTTCTCGGCGTACGCGGTGAGCCGCTACCGGTTCAGGGGCAAGCGGGTCTTCACCGTCACGGTGCTCTCCACGCAGATGTTCCCCGGGATCCTCTTCCTGCTCCCGCTCTTCCTCATCTTCGTCAACATCGGCAACAGCACCGGCGTCGCCCTGTACGGCTCGCGCGGCGGGCTCATCCTCACCTACCTCACGTTCTCGCTGCCGTTCTCCATCTGGATGCTGATCGGGTACTTCGACTCCATCCCCCGGGACCTGGACGAGGCAGCCCTGGTCGACGGCTGCGGGCCCGTCCGCGCCCTCTTCCAGGTCGTCGTGCCCGCGGCCGTCCCCGGCATCGTCGCCGTGTCCGTCTACTCCTTCATGACGGCCTGGGGGGAAGTGCTCTTCGCCTCCGTCATGACGAACGACGCCACCCGGACCCTCTCCGTCGGCCTCCAGGGCTACGCCACACAGAACGACGTGTACTGGAACCAGGTGATGGCCGCGTCCCTCGTCGTCAGCGTCCCCATCGTCGTGGGCTTCCTGCTGCTCCAGCGCTACCTGGTGGCCGGCCTCACCGCGGGAGCCGTCAAGTGA
- a CDS encoding GH1 family beta-glucosidase, producing the protein MSDLNALPADFTWGVATAAYQIEGAVAEDGRSPSIWDTFSHTPGKIDGGDTGDIACDHYHRVPEDIGLIKRLGADAYRFSIAWPRVVPGGDGPVNKAGLDFYDRLVDGLLEAGVTPFATLYHWDLPQVLQDRGGWTVRETSEHFAAYASPVVERLGDRVKDWATLNEPLCSAWIGHLEGRMAPGLTDLTAAVRASYHLHLGHGLAVQAIRAASSDARVGIVNNLSPIEPASASEADLAAARRADGHINRWWLDPILGRGHPQDMVEEYGVELPVQPGDLETIAAPLDWLGLNYYFRQIVTADPDGAAPHARQVSVPGARLTHMDWEVHAEGLEQLLLRLTEEYGVRRIYVTENGSAYEDVVAADGSVHDPERVRYLEEHLAACARAVAEGAPLAGYFAWSLMDNFEWAYGYDKRFGLVHVDYATQRRTVKSSGLRYAELVREHAERRDGRTAA; encoded by the coding sequence GTGTCCGACCTCAACGCACTCCCGGCCGACTTCACCTGGGGCGTCGCCACCGCCGCGTACCAGATCGAGGGAGCCGTGGCCGAGGACGGGCGCTCCCCCTCCATCTGGGACACGTTCTCGCACACCCCCGGCAAGATCGACGGCGGCGACACCGGTGACATCGCCTGCGACCACTACCACCGGGTGCCCGAGGACATCGGCCTGATCAAGCGGCTCGGCGCGGACGCCTACCGCTTCTCGATCGCCTGGCCACGCGTCGTGCCCGGCGGCGACGGACCGGTCAACAAGGCGGGCCTGGACTTCTACGACCGGCTCGTGGACGGTCTGCTGGAGGCGGGCGTCACCCCGTTCGCCACGCTCTACCACTGGGATCTGCCGCAGGTGCTCCAGGACCGGGGCGGCTGGACCGTACGGGAGACCTCGGAGCACTTCGCGGCGTACGCCTCCCCTGTGGTGGAGCGCCTCGGCGACCGGGTCAAGGACTGGGCGACGCTCAACGAGCCGCTGTGCTCGGCCTGGATCGGGCACCTGGAGGGCCGGATGGCGCCGGGCCTCACCGACCTCACCGCCGCCGTGCGCGCCTCCTACCACCTGCATCTGGGCCACGGTCTCGCCGTTCAGGCGATCCGGGCGGCCTCCTCGGACGCCCGGGTCGGCATCGTCAACAACCTCAGCCCGATCGAGCCGGCGAGCGCGAGCGAGGCCGACCTCGCCGCCGCCCGCCGCGCCGACGGCCACATCAACCGGTGGTGGCTGGACCCGATCCTGGGGCGCGGCCACCCGCAGGACATGGTCGAGGAGTACGGCGTCGAACTCCCGGTACAGCCGGGCGACTTGGAGACGATCGCGGCCCCACTGGACTGGCTGGGGCTGAACTACTATTTCCGACAGATCGTCACCGCCGACCCCGACGGGGCCGCACCGCACGCCAGGCAGGTCTCCGTCCCCGGCGCCCGGCTCACCCACATGGACTGGGAGGTCCACGCGGAGGGCCTGGAGCAGCTGCTGCTGCGGCTGACCGAGGAGTACGGCGTCCGGCGGATCTACGTCACCGAGAACGGTTCCGCGTACGAGGACGTCGTCGCGGCGGACGGTTCGGTGCACGACCCGGAGCGCGTCCGGTATCTGGAGGAGCACCTCGCCGCCTGCGCCCGCGCGGTCGCCGAGGGCGCCCCGCTGGCCGGGTACTTCGCCTGGTCCCTGATGGACAACTTCGAGTGGGCGTACGGCTACGACAAGCGGTTCGGCCTGGTCCACGTGGACTACGCGACCCAGCGCCGTACGGTCAAGAGCAGCGGGCTCCGGTACGCGGAACTGGTCCGGGAACACGCGGAGCGCCGCGACGGCCGCACGGCCGCCTGA
- a CDS encoding sugar ABC transporter substrate-binding protein produces the protein MRHLRAASAVTLALSIAVAATGCGGGTTSGGSNESPKTLTYWASNQGPSIEADKKILTPELKKFEKETGIEVKLEVVPWADLLNRILAATTSGQGPDVLNIGNTWSASLQATGALLPWDDKNFEAIGGRDRFVDSAVASAGKEGEPPAAVPLYSLAYALYYNKKMFAEAGVEKPPATWDELVATGKRISKDGKWGLGAEGGNLSNNIHQTFVLGQQHGADFFGEDGRATFTSDGAVAAVKQYVDFMAKDKIIAPGNAEYAQNQSLTDFAKGRTAMVLWQAAASTFAAQGMKPEDWGAAPVPVPSGAPGTGKQVNSMVAGINMAVFKNSKNIDGAKKFVKFMTSDAEQKLLNKTYGSIPPVKAAQADAAFGAPDLKVLRDTLATSAAPLPQVPNESQFETAVGTAVKELWADAAAGRPVTEESVKARLEKAQQTMQQ, from the coding sequence ATGCGTCACCTCAGAGCCGCAAGCGCCGTCACCCTCGCCCTCTCCATCGCCGTGGCCGCCACCGGCTGTGGTGGGGGAACGACGTCGGGCGGCAGCAACGAGTCGCCGAAGACCCTCACCTACTGGGCGTCCAACCAGGGCCCCAGCATCGAGGCCGACAAGAAGATCCTCACTCCCGAGCTCAAGAAGTTCGAGAAGGAGACCGGGATCGAGGTGAAGCTGGAGGTCGTGCCCTGGGCCGACCTGCTGAACCGGATCCTCGCCGCCACCACCTCCGGCCAGGGCCCGGACGTGCTGAACATCGGCAACACCTGGTCGGCCTCGCTCCAGGCGACCGGCGCGCTCCTGCCGTGGGACGACAAGAACTTCGAGGCGATCGGCGGCCGGGACCGCTTCGTCGACTCGGCGGTCGCCTCGGCCGGCAAGGAGGGCGAACCGCCCGCCGCCGTGCCGCTGTACTCGCTCGCGTACGCCCTCTACTACAACAAGAAGATGTTCGCCGAGGCCGGTGTCGAGAAGCCCCCGGCCACCTGGGACGAGCTGGTCGCGACCGGCAAGAGGATATCCAAGGACGGCAAGTGGGGGCTGGGCGCCGAGGGCGGCAACCTCTCCAACAACATCCACCAGACCTTCGTCCTGGGTCAGCAGCACGGCGCCGACTTCTTCGGCGAGGACGGCAGGGCGACCTTCACCTCGGACGGCGCGGTCGCGGCGGTGAAGCAGTACGTCGACTTCATGGCCAAGGACAAGATCATCGCCCCGGGCAACGCCGAGTACGCCCAGAACCAGTCGCTCACCGACTTCGCCAAGGGCAGGACCGCGATGGTGCTGTGGCAGGCTGCCGCCTCCACCTTCGCCGCCCAGGGCATGAAGCCGGAGGACTGGGGCGCGGCCCCGGTGCCGGTCCCCTCGGGTGCCCCGGGCACCGGCAAGCAGGTCAACTCCATGGTCGCGGGCATCAACATGGCGGTGTTCAAGAACAGCAAGAACATCGACGGCGCGAAAAAGTTCGTGAAGTTCATGACGAGCGACGCCGAGCAGAAGCTGCTCAACAAGACCTACGGCTCCATCCCGCCGGTCAAGGCCGCCCAGGCCGACGCCGCGTTCGGGGCCCCCGACCTCAAGGTCCTGCGCGACACCCTCGCCACCAGCGCCGCCCCACTCCCCCAGGTCCCCAACGAGTCGCAGTTCGAGACGGCCGTGGGCACGGCCGTCAAGGAACTGTGGGCGGACGCGGCGGCCGGACGCCCCGTGACCGAGGAGTCCGTCAAGGCGCGCCTGGAAAAGGCCCAGCAGACGATGCAGCAGTGA
- a CDS encoding S1 family peptidase → MRHATLLRTGLSALLVIGAWTAAGPVSASAAPAPAEPPASAALLSAMQRDLGLTEKQALTRLADEKAATALEKKAQRAAGSAFGGSWLDAKTGRLTIAVTAAEKAEAVRATGADTRLVEHSAKSLDAAKARIDALKAPSGVSSWHVDPATSRVVVNVVAAERTDNDVRAFVAKARKAGPVTVRTTAEAPQTFAAGTVGGDPYYTGNVRCSIGFSVHGGFVTAGHCGGVGQQVRGWDNSYIGNFQGSSFPGNDYAWVNVGSGWWTVPVVLGWGTVPDQLVRGSNEAPIGASICRSGSTTRWHCGRVLAKNETVNYSQGAVHQMTKTSVCAQGGDSGGSFISGDQAQGVTSGGWGNCTSGGETWYQPINEILNRYGLRLHTA, encoded by the coding sequence TTGAGACACGCAACCCTGCTGCGGACCGGTCTGTCCGCGCTCCTGGTGATCGGAGCCTGGACCGCCGCCGGTCCGGTGTCCGCCTCCGCCGCGCCCGCCCCCGCCGAACCTCCCGCCTCCGCCGCCCTGCTCTCCGCGATGCAGCGCGACCTCGGCCTCACCGAGAAGCAGGCACTCACCCGGCTCGCCGACGAGAAGGCTGCCACCGCACTGGAGAAGAAGGCGCAGCGCGCCGCCGGCTCCGCCTTCGGGGGCTCCTGGCTCGACGCGAAGACCGGCAGGCTGACCATCGCTGTCACCGCCGCCGAGAAGGCCGAAGCCGTACGGGCGACCGGTGCCGACACCCGGCTCGTCGAGCACTCGGCCAAGAGCCTCGACGCGGCCAAGGCGCGGATCGACGCCCTGAAAGCCCCGTCCGGTGTGAGCAGTTGGCACGTCGATCCGGCCACCAGTCGCGTGGTCGTGAACGTCGTCGCCGCAGAGCGGACTGACAACGATGTCCGCGCCTTCGTCGCCAAGGCCCGCAAAGCCGGTCCCGTCACGGTGAGGACGACCGCCGAGGCTCCGCAGACCTTCGCCGCCGGAACGGTCGGTGGCGACCCGTACTACACGGGCAACGTCCGCTGTTCCATCGGCTTCTCCGTGCACGGCGGCTTCGTCACCGCCGGCCACTGCGGCGGCGTCGGCCAGCAGGTCCGTGGCTGGGACAACTCCTACATAGGCAACTTCCAGGGCTCGTCCTTCCCCGGTAATGACTACGCCTGGGTGAATGTCGGCAGCGGCTGGTGGACCGTCCCGGTCGTGCTCGGTTGGGGCACCGTCCCGGACCAGCTCGTCCGCGGCTCGAACGAGGCCCCGATCGGCGCCTCGATCTGCCGCTCCGGGTCCACCACGCGGTGGCACTGCGGCCGCGTCCTCGCGAAGAACGAGACCGTCAACTACAGCCAGGGCGCCGTCCACCAGATGACCAAGACGAGCGTCTGCGCCCAGGGCGGCGACTCCGGTGGCTCGTTCATCAGCGGCGACCAGGCCCAGGGCGTCACCTCCGGCGGCTGGGGCAACTGCACCAGCGGTGGCGAGACCTGGTACCAGCCGATCAACGAGATCCTCAACCGGTACGGACTGAGGCTGCACACCGCGTGA
- a CDS encoding isocitrate lyase/PEP mutase family protein gives MDFRTTVERAERLKQLHAEHQPLVLPTVWDVWSARTAAAAGFPALTIGSHPLADSRGAEDQEGQTFEEVLAAVRPIIAAVDVPVSVDLESGYGQKPADLVAGLIEAGGVGLNIEDTVHSEGGRVRSTQEHASYVAGLRAAADDAGVPVWVNGRTDLFVHAENPSAVLDEVIERLRALEQAGADSVYPVRIQDDDELLAAVTAAVAVPVNTTAHPVKHDLERFRRLGVGRITYGPLLQFALTDAMKDMLKPWTPSS, from the coding sequence ATGGACTTTCGAACCACTGTCGAGCGCGCTGAGCGCCTCAAGCAACTGCACGCCGAACACCAGCCGCTCGTGCTGCCCACCGTCTGGGACGTCTGGTCCGCGCGGACCGCGGCCGCCGCGGGCTTCCCCGCGCTGACCATCGGCAGCCATCCGCTCGCCGACTCCCGCGGGGCCGAGGACCAGGAGGGCCAGACCTTCGAGGAGGTGCTCGCCGCCGTCAGGCCGATCATCGCGGCGGTCGACGTCCCCGTCTCCGTGGACCTGGAGTCCGGCTACGGCCAGAAGCCCGCGGATCTCGTCGCCGGTCTCATCGAGGCCGGCGGGGTCGGCCTCAACATCGAGGACACCGTCCACTCGGAGGGCGGACGCGTGCGCAGCACGCAGGAGCACGCGAGCTACGTCGCGGGGCTGCGCGCGGCGGCCGACGACGCGGGGGTCCCGGTCTGGGTCAACGGGCGCACCGACCTCTTCGTGCACGCGGAGAACCCCTCCGCCGTCCTCGACGAGGTGATCGAGCGACTGCGGGCCCTGGAACAGGCCGGTGCCGACAGCGTCTACCCGGTGCGCATCCAGGACGACGACGAACTGCTCGCGGCGGTGACCGCGGCCGTCGCCGTTCCGGTGAACACCACGGCGCACCCGGTCAAGCACGACCTGGAGCGCTTCCGCCGCCTCGGCGTCGGCCGCATCACCTACGGTCCGCTGCTGCAGTTCGCGTTGACGGACGCGATGAAGGACATGCTGAAGCCGTGGACGCCCTCCTCCTAG
- a CDS encoding ATP-binding cassette domain-containing protein has product MDGNTGTGHGRVVAALDGVSMRRHTGGQVILDAVDWTVRAGEHWALLGPNGAGKTSVLRLVGATAFPTTGTVEVLGHRLGRVDVRDLRALIGHVSTSQRVPGDLTGHGVVLTGHSGTVQPLWKKYDGEVRDRAHALLAELQIKDLADREYGVCSGGQRARILIARALMADPALLLLDEPFNALDLPSREDLLDTMRHLASSRPELSTVTVTHHLEELSLAIGHALLLREGRVLARGAIEDVLTAERMTACFGRPIEVTRHAGRWLARADGHA; this is encoded by the coding sequence ATGGACGGGAACACCGGCACCGGTCACGGGCGCGTGGTCGCCGCCCTCGACGGCGTGAGCATGCGCCGCCACACCGGCGGCCAGGTCATCCTCGACGCCGTCGACTGGACCGTCCGGGCCGGCGAGCACTGGGCGCTGCTCGGCCCCAACGGGGCGGGAAAGACCAGTGTCCTGCGTCTCGTCGGCGCCACCGCATTCCCGACGACCGGCACGGTCGAGGTCCTCGGCCACCGGCTCGGCCGGGTCGACGTGCGGGATCTGCGCGCCCTGATCGGCCACGTCTCCACCTCCCAGCGCGTCCCGGGCGACCTGACGGGCCACGGCGTCGTGCTCACCGGCCACTCCGGCACGGTCCAGCCGCTGTGGAAGAAGTACGACGGCGAGGTGCGCGACCGGGCCCACGCGCTGCTCGCCGAACTCCAGATCAAGGACCTCGCCGACCGTGAGTACGGCGTCTGCTCGGGTGGCCAGCGCGCCCGGATCCTCATCGCCCGCGCCCTCATGGCGGACCCGGCGCTGCTGCTGCTCGACGAGCCGTTCAACGCACTCGACCTGCCCTCGCGCGAGGACCTCCTCGACACCATGCGTCATCTCGCCTCGTCCCGGCCCGAGTTGTCGACGGTGACCGTAACCCACCATCTGGAGGAGCTCTCTTTGGCCATCGGTCACGCCCTGCTGCTGCGCGAGGGGCGCGTTCTGGCACGCGGGGCGATCGAGGACGTTCTCACGGCCGAGCGCATGACGGCCTGCTTCGGCCGTCCGATCGAGGTGACCCGGCACGCCGGCCGCTGGCTGGCACGCGCCGACGGGCACGCGTAG
- a CDS encoding carboxylesterase family protein: MDVFTTKTGRVRGRRSARDSAVVSVRGLPYAAPPFGPRRFREPQPPEPWDGVRDCAAFGPVAPQSAELPGAPGWSPGDEDILTLNIWTPADGPGDLPVLVWIHGGAYVFGSSAQPDFDGTALAGEGLVVVTLNSRLGFEGFGHVPVADGDMPGLAPEPAGGTPAPVLDAERGSAAFPDNRGLLDQIAALEWVRDNIAAFGGSPDRVTLAGQSSGATSVACLTVADRARGLFRRAVLHSAVNAFASVEQATRTTAEVAAEAGVPATRAGLAAAPPEVLVAATDRVCARYAQDPASGQRHYVPAIYGPVADGVLLTADPLEALPAGAGGAVELLVCHTTEEYWLLDAVGSSAKITTEEQLAVFAADFGLPASLVEGHRERLPGARVLDVYLTLCSGLLFAEYSSRLAEAHARAGGRAFLARFDRRRDSGGRRVRAWHCADIPFAFGNLHEESLHFLVGGPPGEADEELSRRMTGAWTGFAAQGDPGWGPLDGPAGGGATVRVWRTAAEEEGGAEEEGGAARRAVAGPAGNAPPGKQGGFRDLWRTAGLPLLAP; this comes from the coding sequence GTGGACGTATTCACGACGAAGACCGGGCGGGTACGGGGGCGGCGCTCCGCCCGGGACAGCGCGGTCGTCTCCGTACGCGGACTCCCTTACGCCGCACCGCCCTTCGGCCCCCGCCGGTTCCGGGAGCCGCAGCCGCCGGAACCCTGGGACGGCGTGCGCGACTGCGCCGCCTTCGGTCCGGTGGCCCCGCAGTCGGCCGAACTGCCGGGCGCGCCCGGCTGGTCACCCGGTGACGAGGACATCCTGACGCTGAACATCTGGACGCCCGCCGACGGCCCGGGCGACCTGCCCGTGCTGGTCTGGATCCACGGCGGTGCGTACGTCTTCGGGTCCTCGGCCCAGCCCGACTTCGACGGCACCGCACTGGCGGGCGAAGGGCTCGTCGTCGTCACCCTCAACAGCCGTCTCGGCTTCGAGGGGTTCGGCCATGTGCCCGTCGCCGACGGCGACATGCCCGGCCTGGCCCCCGAGCCCGCCGGCGGCACGCCCGCCCCCGTCCTCGACGCCGAAAGAGGCTCCGCGGCCTTCCCCGACAACCGGGGTCTCCTCGATCAGATCGCCGCCCTGGAATGGGTCCGCGACAACATCGCCGCGTTCGGCGGCTCGCCCGACCGGGTCACCCTCGCCGGGCAGTCGTCGGGCGCGACCTCCGTGGCCTGCCTGACGGTGGCCGACCGGGCGCGCGGCCTCTTCCGCCGCGCCGTCCTGCACAGCGCCGTCAACGCCTTCGCCTCGGTGGAGCAGGCGACCCGCACCACGGCCGAGGTCGCCGCGGAGGCCGGGGTGCCCGCCACCCGGGCCGGGCTGGCGGCCGCCCCGCCCGAGGTCCTCGTGGCCGCCACGGACCGGGTGTGCGCGCGCTACGCACAGGACCCCGCGTCGGGGCAGCGCCACTACGTCCCGGCGATCTACGGTCCGGTCGCCGACGGTGTCCTCCTGACCGCCGACCCGCTGGAGGCGCTGCCGGCAGGAGCGGGCGGCGCGGTGGAGCTGCTGGTCTGCCACACCACGGAGGAGTACTGGCTCCTGGACGCGGTCGGCAGCAGCGCGAAGATCACGACAGAGGAACAACTGGCCGTCTTCGCCGCTGACTTCGGGCTCCCGGCCTCGCTCGTCGAGGGCCACCGCGAACGCCTGCCGGGCGCGCGGGTGCTCGACGTCTACCTGACCCTCTGCTCCGGCCTCCTCTTCGCCGAGTACAGCTCCCGCCTCGCCGAGGCCCACGCCCGGGCGGGCGGCCGGGCCTTCCTCGCCCGCTTCGACCGCCGCCGGGACAGTGGCGGGCGGCGGGTCCGCGCCTGGCACTGCGCGGACATCCCGTTCGCCTTCGGCAACCTCCACGAGGAGAGCCTCCACTTCCTCGTAGGCGGCCCGCCCGGCGAGGCCGACGAGGAGCTCTCCCGGCGCATGACCGGTGCCTGGACAGGGTTCGCCGCCCAGGGCGACCCGGGCTGGGGCCCCCTTGACGGACCGGCCGGCGGCGGGGCGACGGTACGGGTCTGGCGCACGGCGGCGGAAGAGGAAGGGGGCGCGGAGGAGGAAGGGGGCGCGGCCCGGCGGGCGGTGGCCGGACCGGCCGGGAACGCCCCGCCCGGGAAACAGGGCGGCTTCCGTGACCTCTGGCGTACCGCTGGACTGCCGCTGCTGGCTCCCTGA